The Gigantopelta aegis isolate Gae_Host chromosome 3, Gae_host_genome, whole genome shotgun sequence genome segment agaaccagataggaaggcttcccgggaacgttagtccgtttggactttggtaaatatattatttctgctctgttgtataaccttgatgtgattgatctgactttaaatattttaatactgtattataccaatattctttagacagtgtcttcggtcatctgacgaagtaaatcgtagactttttgttctaacattatacgagtatttggtaatataaagcttagccagtcatcctagaggacctaggtaaactgtaggttattgtctttattgtgataggtaccagtattaattctgtattacaaggttattgaatgagtagttagggttaattaaaaattaaccagttaggaatagtgttgtaattcctttattaattaagttcccctggaagcgtttctccattatcgcacgtttatgtgttagcgtttctcaattatcacacgtgtgggtgttgtgtcacggtgaagtgattagcatattgtgtaaactagacacctagagattaactaattaagtgatcagttctgggttgttattattgttgttattaattaactactgcggcagtacatttgtcagcgtagattaatacagattccaaagtgtattgtgtttttgttgtgttttctagtgaactaaacgtgctataataatatgtactttatataagatcgtatctctgatcatacctagacgagccacattatggtataaccgcccgttacagagaaaTCTAATAgttatacagttaggagagatatttggacaatcgtgttttattcagttacgggtattatagaatccccgtgacatgtaCGTATAATCAAATCAGAAgaaaccgtatctctgcacactgCAGAGTCGATTGGGCATTTGACAAACTAGTggtctagtgtctcgtctattgGAAggcagccactcccaaggagacATTTTAATGGACACTACATCCTCtgatcgccacaaagaggactgtcactccctgACTAGCGCAGTACAGACCTCATTGGAATAAAAACAGTATCAGTTTGCATTACAATTGGTCTAGTTTTATAACAGAATCCGCATGGTTACATCTTTCACAAATATTACCTTATTATGTTACACCTCTCCGTGGACTCACCGCCTATTCCGAATTACGTTATAACAAATGTACATCGTATAACAAGCACTACCGAATTACCTTACAGTTGGTGCAATATGTATCAAGAACCCTGTTGAATTGTATTACGAACCGTAGACCTCTTGTCTAAGGTGGTTTCATTGTAGAATCAATCCCCTTCGGTGGACTATTTTCTGATTATGTTTTTCGGTCCCAACCAGTGTCACgattggtatataaaaggcaatggtatgtgttgtcttgtctgtggaatacAAAAGAGATGAAACCAACGGGTAGCGGGTTTTgtttaagactacatgtcaaatttgacatcTGATTTCCAATGACTGaatatattaaatcaatgtgctatagtggtgtcattatacaaaacaaattttaaattttaattcgtAAATCATACATTGGGAATTTGTTTGATAAGACAGATACCCGATTCCGTTATGGACATTGACTTCATATTACACACGCTTCTATACAGTAAGTCACAAGACACATCACATCTAGATATCCATATCTGATTCTCCATTATACTAGGTCACGGACGGCTTAAGAGCGCTGTGCCAGAGCACCCAAGCCTCGCCCTGGGATCTGGAAGTAACCGACGAACCCCGTATCACCGCGACATTTGACGACCACACATCGTCTCCTTCCGTGAGTTCCAAATCTAAAGTTAGTCTTAAAACACTGTTGATTATTTAGATTTGTCATTCAGTATTTAGTTAAAACTGCAGTCCCtggaacatttttattatttacgcatttagaatagatgatccagttctgtttggtacatgaaggtccaccacatcgctatagtttcgcaatgctcgcttatctacattatctaggtcaactacaaactcaatacctttctaagggccctataggcaacctagggagacaccacagcatgttagaggtctaattaacgagctactctcgattcactaatgtcaaaacctatactagctctgccatttactttttgaccgaccgttcaaaattgcgccaaatttcctcaatcaaaattgcgcaccttttctctttgggatataattgctccattcaaaattccatagcaccaccaccaccccccccccccccccccccccgcctgctaccgacttggtcgggctgctggtgctcctttgcaccagccagtgcaggcggtccctcctctcccccccccacctttcctgtcatggacggaggagccggccaaggccggctcttgtgcctatgacaggcgtgcgctacaacagcttgttctgaatgtgcacgtaaaaccctatgacctgacctcaaAGTCAATGTCCAGCTTtgattttcttcatttagcggaaCGCCAGcagaactgggactttacttGATTTGtacaggcgctgagcttctcacgtgattttgaacaaattaaggggtcgtctcatatctccaaaacatatttatatccatagaggtgggcgatttgccttgaaattttgacagtggccagcggttggcatacgcgttacatgtaagagggtgttaataattacgtaacgctctaggggtagaggaagagggtgttgtgttcgatttacgtaacatttatcaagactacatgtatatgttatttctattcattacttagacttgctgctatcgaaaagagtagcccatgaagtggcgacagcgggtttcttctttcaatatatgtgtggtccttaaccatatgtctgacgccatataaccgtaaataaaatgtgttgagtgcgtcgttaaataaaacatttcctttcttcttgtTTCAAGATTGttcatagtacatgtattacttgttttatgatgtggaatttattttgtttgagtTTGATccggtttttttataaattttacaaaacgaaaatGCTTTCTATTTCCTGGGTCttttagattttaaaacattctgaaATTCGAAAGGGCATATcaactaattaaaattataacgGTAAATGTTCTGAAGACATAACGGGATTTACTGCGGTTATAATCAGATTTAACCATTTAATATCTTTACGTAATTCTCGATCAATAGTGATTGGCATTTCATTctagtattaatattaaatgttgcGTAAAATCGTATTAAAATAGTGTCCGCCTTTGGTTATGACCTTGTCAATTACGGctaaaataaaatctttaaagATTCTTTCatcttaaaatacattttagtatTAGCAGACATTCATAGCAATTCTGTTTACAGAAGATGTTTTCAATGATGTAAAATCTCTGTTACaactattttataaattatatatatcataactaagtaatttcaataatactTTTGTTGATAGAagggttttaaattttaaaatgataatataataacgATCGAAAGACATTATGACTTCATTTATTCCTTCAAAATTAAATCCGGCCCACACACTGCATTATTgagaacatattttattcagtGCTTTCAATACGAGGCAAAATATGGGctgatgttatttgttttttaaatatgaagcCAAAAGAAACATGTCGTGCCAGAAAAgacctgctggaaataagacagcacgATTTGGAACAGTATGTCGAAAATTAGGACCTctaagatgtattttagagcattatacaATTAGAATGTAACAggtctaaaacaaaaaaacactgctTTTTGCTTTTCGCAGGCCACTGTTTCTAGCCCTGAAATAATATTAGTTTTTTCTTGTAGTCAACTGTACACGACTTGCGCCCTCTAGCGTTCCGTTTTGAAAGGACCAAGCAGCACTTTGTATACGAATTGGACTATGAGGCGGACTCACAACCCTATATATTCTGGCGTTATGAAAGTCAGCTGGTTATTGAAGGTAACAGTAACATGAACACCATTGCAGTCTTACAATATATAACTGCGTAGTATAACTCAAAACTGTCCCAACCTAACaggtgaacattttgtttttctttaggTAGTGGCATCAAAAGGGGCCGATATGTCTGCCTCAATGTATCATTTAAGGGATCGGTGCCtataggtaggtagatagataggtagggaggtaggtaggtaggtaactagttttacgtgctCATATGCCAccgggtttcgaacacgcccatcccgagtccgacctccgatatgatcggtggcctgactcgagACAGGGCTTAATTACTTAacagataattttgaaattttgatttAAGTTCTAATAATAAATGGGGGGTCGGCGCCTCtaaagctatttaaaaaaaaatatatttaataatatactccACTGAAAACGTTTAAATCagatttgtatttaaaaagcaCGTGACAATAAACAGTAATACatttaattgattttatataACTGGATGTATTCTGGTAAGCAATAAACAACCCGCAAAATTGTATATAAAggtttggatttgttttgtgAGTATGTGCGTGTTTTATAGAAATCTGATACATGCGATAGCAATAACACATGAAAGTTGAGTGGTGGTTCCTTTTCTGTGGTGTCCAGTATACTTACAAACTTACCCATTAAAGACGTAACAACACTTATTGTTAACTTCCTCCTTTGTCTATTCTAGAGAGGCAGTTTGAGAAGTGCGTACCCAGGACACCGTGTTTGGAGGtcaattagatataagcacttTGTCTATTCTAGAGAGGCAGTTTGAGAAGTGCGTACCCAGGACACCGTGTTTGGAGGtcaattagatataagcacttTGTCTATTCTAGAGAGGCAGTTTGAGAAGTGCGTACCCAGGACACCGTGTTTGGAGGTCTATTAGATATAAGCACTTTGTCTATTCTAGAGAGGCAGTTTGAGAAGTGCGTACCCAGGACACCGTGTTTGGAGGTCTATTAGATATAAGCACTTTGTCTATTCTAGAGAGGCAGTTTGAGAAGTGCGTACCCAGGACACCGTGTTTGGAGGtcaattagatataagcacttTGTCTATTCTAGAGAGGCAGTTTGAGAAGCACGTACCCAGGACACCGTGTTTGGAGGtctattggatataagcactttaataagggggcgggacgtagttcagtagtacagcgctcacctgatgcgcgatcaatcttggatcgatccccgttggtgaacccattgggctatttctcgttccagccagtgctccacaattgatgtaacaaaggcggtggtatgtactatcctgtttgtgggatggtgcatataaaatatcccttgctgctaatcgaaaatagtagcccataaagtggcgacagcgggtttcctctctcaatatctgtctggtccgtaaccatatgtccaacgccatataaccgtacgtaaaatgtgttgagtgcgttgttaaataaaacatttccttccacttTAATAAGTGTCATGAAACTATTGTTTTCTCATTACAGATGACGCCAGGAATAAAGTTATCAACAATTTCGCCAGCCATAGCGGGAGTTCAAAGCTAGTTTCACAAAATAAAGTCGTTCGTGTGACCATCATTTTGGGTCCACGACAGTACATTGTTGATATTAACGCAAGGCAGTCAGAAGCCAGCGAGTTCGAACTAGACCTCAAACCCATTGGCGTTGACCTCGGTAAGAGACGCAGGCGAGAATTCGTGCCGGGGGAGATACTCGAATTCACAGCCGAAATACCAAAATCTTATTCCAGAACTCAGCAGTTCGTAACACTGGGAGGTTCGTTTACGGTCATGGACAAGAGCTATCCACCAACTGCTAAAGAGTTTCGAGTGTGGGAGCCGGACTTCAGAGGTCCCTTCAGCGTCCAAAGATTTGATTCTTCAGATTCATACAAAGCTATTTTTAGACTGAATACTGGAGAGCATGAAATGGAAGGTTTGTTTTCTGTAGAAGCAACGATTCGTTTAACCAATGATTTAGAACCGTCTGTTGTACTCACCGAATCACAGAGCGTCATATTCTACAAAGCACACAGAGACGTTCCATACCCAAAAGATTTCATAGCATTCGTCGAGCACAACAATTACCTACAACAGCCCTGTGAAGAGGGAACGCCTTGTTTCATCACCTGTAAGGCGCTGGGCCATTTTCTTGGAGATGTGCATATCACAAGGGAAGGGAAGCCTCCAGAGTCCATTCCTGTCCAGAGCCATCAACTTAAGTTATGGGGAGGATTATATGAAGCCGTTTTCACCATAGATAACTTCAGACAGAAGAACGCAGGGAACTATACATGCAGAGCTAGATCCAAATATAAAGCCGCAGTTACCCAGTCTGTCAGTGTGCCATTCTATAAACAAGCAATGATTCTGAATGGATCTGGAATTTTGATGCACAACGCGTTGGTATGCATAAAGGCAAGACCACGCGATACGAGTGCTTCGTACGCGAATACCATCGAAATCGTAATGTTCTCTTGTCGCAATCGGCTGTTCTGTGACTGTTCCcgtacgaggcactcgtatcgtgtgatGTCGCCTTAAACCTCATACTATTTCCTTTTCCTCTATTCTGTCTTTCTCATTACCTTTTCGTTTTGTCAGCTTGTTTTCTGTCTATCTATGTGCCTCTGCCTGTCCGACTGTATATCAGACTGGCCATTTCACTGTCTGACTGACGGATTTCCATACAAATTAAGGATGACTTATGAAATAGTATGCATTTGAAACGAATACATATCTCAGAGAATATAAAACGTTTCTTCTTGTCCTTGAATCTGTGTAACTTTTTCATTGCGCTGAAAGTGTATCGGTTTATAATCTGTCCATCTGTTCGTCGTTTACGTGAATGTATACTTATTTCGTGTCTCCTGGCGTCCCTTTGTTACTCATGTCCTCCATTTCCTTTCttgaaggttttatgttttactATTGCTGTTCtcaaataacttcatttacACAGTTTCAGCatgaacaatataataatacttaaAGATGCCAACAAAGCATAGTCAGTCTTCGATTCCCGTTCCATGCAATGCTCCACGACTATTAAATCAAAAGTCGTTGTAtatgtcatgtctgtgggaaatggGCAAGgtgtttcttttattctttttttttctattccAACTGTAATTAACATAATATGCATTATACGAGACCccaaatatatactgaacaaaaaaagaaacttccgatttgtacatatagtatttgttgtgttaaagaattcattgtgtaatgaaattatataggtagtattagccttgagctgtattatcaggattcatgaattttatcgattatttttgcactgttaatcgtcgacaacgtgaaattcaatttgcacatgcatgcatggttcgacatttcccgtgtagtattcggtcaatttgttttacttgtcttactgacattgttgtgaacgaaaacgcttcaaaatttgtaaaaataaataacgttttttacattgtagcatttttagtatgccaagaatacccaataatttacgcgaacgggcgattggcatgcttgatgctggcacgtcgacagaagacgttgcaaggcatgttgggagttctagtcgtgcgatacgaaatcttcgcgtaagatttcgaacgacaggaagcaccaacgacttgccacgtcgtggacgtccgcgtgttacaatgCGTGGTCAaaaccgctatatcatgaacacgcatttgcgcaatcgattccaaactgccactgctactgctgctaacacacctgggcttcataataaccgaatcagtgggcaaactcttcgtaatcgtctgcgggagaacagtttacatgcacgacgtccttacgtcggatgcgttttaacgcaacgtcatcgtctaaatcgtcttaattgggcacgtgtacactctcgttggatacggcgatgctggaataccgttccctggtgatggcagggtgcgcatctaccgtaggagaaatgaacgctatgctgactgttgtgttcttgaacgagatcgttttgtgggtgggggttgtgtcatggtctgggcatccattgcccatggttatcgttcaccactagtcgtcattgatagcaatttaaatgctcaacgttaccgcgatgacattctcgctcatcacgtcattcctctgttccataacaacgccaacatctcgatttttcagcatgataatgccacctctcatacagctagagacactgtaaattttcttgggacaaataacattgatttcattgatgactggcccgctaaaagtcctgatctcaaccccatcgagcatgtctgggatagtctggacagacgattgaggcgtcgtcccaacccacccgctaacgtcaacgaacttcgtcaagcgctcattcaggaatggaacaatattccacaggcagaaatcaacactttagtcaattctatgcgcctgcgatgcactgcagtggtcaattgaAGAGGTGgccatacccgttattaagtgggtgttttttgttttaacccctaccacacttggtcaaaatttctcccagtttctgttaacctatggccatgattttatGCACCAAACggtgcatcatggaacactctttaaacgcatatataacaattattcccccggtttgttttcatcaagttatgttcaagcaaagttagcggaagtttcttattttgttcagtagttGTATAGTAGTACTTATAATTTATGAGGTGTTATTAACCAAACATTACTTTCATTTCGTAGATAATTggataacaaattaaaaaacaacaacaacctgtatctgttttttaaaaatctttttgaAAGGTGCATTGAATAATTATCTAATAAAGATATGGAGGaaacatttatgaaaaataaGCGCATAATCATGTAAACAACAGaacattagaaaataatttcattcattcatttcaacttattttcgtgtttatatccaattaaggttgtctgtccagggcagtggtttagttgttagttgttagtagttagtgagagagaagatggtatagtggtcttacacttacacctacccattgagttgttaaaactcgctctgggtaggagccggtaccgggctgtgaaccctgtagctaccagtcttatgtccgatggcttaaccacgacaccaccgaccGAGGCCGATAAAAAGTAATGCCAGTCCCTTCcttttattcaagaactgggtGAATGATTGAATAGATCGCTTTTGGAAATTACGGTGCTGGATATTATCATTGTAATGATTTagagggacagaccctagtttcaatccaTGGAAATGCgcactatgtttagttaatctacacactagtaacacatttggataaaattacaactgagtgaaacacgagtctgtgactttgaaatggtgaaataccctctaaaattagACAAATACTCGActccataattattatttctcagacgcacgtgcatttttaaaaatatgagaaatgcattttgtgatattaaaaaatccGAGATAACCAAAAACAtatcgaatgtacggaaatggataatataagcaagtaaaatatgatgtcagttgtcaaaaacggctctaatagtaatagtagtgtttaaaaactagggtatgtccctgtaAGTAATGACGTTATTGTTGAATAATAAAAGAATATGTTGCATGTTGTATGAACGCATCATGTCtgtgtttattgtgtttattgtatttcattttctttaaataacgTCATCTTGTTTGTAATTTCAGAAACTGGTTTTTAAATGCGTAGCCACGGGATATCCTCGGATTAACATCTCTCTCTATAAAAATCGTAACGTGTCTGACATTTTCGAGAACAGTCTTTCAGCTGATTTGACATGGAAATTGCAGCACAACGTTAAGACTTTGACATTGGTAGTGGACAAGACACACCTAAAGCAACGGCTGTACAACATTGGATGTGTGGCGGAGCATGCTTACCATTCGACAACCAGAGAGTTTGATGTATCACCGACACTCAAATAGAGAGCCGTCATGTTGCCTAGCGCAGGGGTCGAAATACTCCCGACCGGTTGTTTACGGTCAACATTAGGCTTGGgcaaataaatactttttctaCGTTAAATAACTATGCCTTGTAATTTCTATGGCCATTTTGGTCATAGGtacttgatgacaggataataaaGTATTTCCCAATGACACTAGTACATGATACGGTTACTGCATATTAGCCACTATTGACGTTATAGACGagtatgtggataataaaaaatatattatttcatgacaaaaataaccgcgaatacgctgaaataaaatattaaacagtcggaacatgaactcaccatttattattattattattatcaggcgcgtgtgcaaattattttgactggttcgcagagtggtatttcggttttaatgtatagcgaaaaaaaccccaagtgtACTGTagcatgttttgtcgtccaaaggttggctaattattacttaacccagttgaatccagttctacgtgcagggacaagttcagtcTGCCGTTTGTGGGTGTGTGCatgcacgttaatcttgcatttttatagccaaaactcctccaaataaaacacttcccctccaccccaaaaaggtagtagtaggctaataataataatagtagtagtagtagtagtagtagtagtagtagtagtagtagtactaataataataattgtgtattattattattattattattacatgtattataatgttggtaaaatcacgtcgcggtggggtgggtgggggcgtttgttacagaaacattacataaatttagagggggacccgggagtggtctcagctttactagtaacctatacaaaaatgtattttgagttttattgccccttacaattttgagcatttgaaatgtgactaaatacagcaaaataaccttttagtcatatttatttgctgtaaaattaactttttaaatttttgttttacgtaagcagcctcaaaattgcactcagtgaaaaattattaatttcaaaccctgttgttagtttgtgtactgtccgtagttagtttctttcagttaatctacctcagcagctgataatttgtaatagtttttatttatttatttattcatcattattattattattattattattattattattattaatttatttacttatttatttatttattattattaattttttgttagtactgtaggaacaatatgacgctattcatatatctatggaaaacgtacacaaaagggtccgctaaattcatatacttcCCCACtccctcccctgttcagaaaatgcactgttcgtacagtacttagtatgtattcctcctgttccagatggttcggtaatatggatcaatcaaatacatgtacttatttaccgcctatatacagttttgctgtgaatatagccagccctcgttagtggaggctatatacacgtccttcgtatatatagtcacatcgtatataaacaccatctagttcagagtattctttaaaaatgtaacaattcctatctcaagtcagctgttatggcatattttgcatgaTAATggatttgacaaggtggaaaatgaaggtgttcatgatccagatgtttaaagttttttgcgtacgactaacgataaatttacctgtagatgcaaaggcctaactagtcgggattgtcgacgttgaacatgcttctgttactaaaataaattaatgtataagcttattatcattcagtacatgtttttattattttttaataacttattttcattgttgttgtttttctatttaccctacgtcgcagaggacggtcaagcgttctcgttacacgagcttggtaaatcattttgacactgcggttattcagggaatgcccgtcacgtgactcaaaataatacgtcacacctctgcacTCCAAacagccgttatttttctcagaattatggaccgtacacataattcaaatatttttttaaaatatcaataataagtgtgatatggtggtcatatagatggttcaataaagtagttttaggtacaaatcaaatgtatatattgtcaataattaggtcaaccatctgtgagagagcgcgtttaaaatgttttggatcatacaatcaCTAGGTTTGGcaattccaaatgaatgtaatttccatttataatgcatatttagagaaataagacCCACTAACTcggtgattgagctcctttaatatatatatatatatatatatatatatacccgaCTTTGTCCAAGTacgttttttaaattactttgtACAATATCtgcattttacattttattgcatCTTTATAAAGCAGCTTAGAGATTTAAAAAGTCCTTAATTATTTTTCCAGTATTTCAAGTctgttttcaaatttatatttttgcattcAGTGTTGGGAAAATGCGACCGTCACTGACGTCTGCAAAACTATTGTAACAATATAGGCTACGTCTCAGTAGTTGGGACACtaatttatggaaataaaacgTGCTttctaataattattgtaaatattcctcatattttaaaattcctgATACAATTGTATTCTTATTATCTTCCTTCTGTTCCCTTGTTGACCATAATACTTTTTGGGGTTTGTATGTAGTACGTGCGTTGGACAATCTGAttaaattagctctactggtctaccagtaaatctaacagcattgcgtggactcccatgtccaggtgacatttcatctataaataacaatttaaatattgaccaattacacttcgccttttatagcgttattcgggagcatacaaattctaaaaatatcaggcgagactatttatgcaatagacgAACTTgatggtctatttcaacattaaaaaacaggggggtgggggtggggggggtgggggagcgcagtaataaactctggattgtatactagtataaacagatgttatggctataccatcacgattttttttcgtcttgaaacgaattttatataaacttttatattaaaattagtttccggcatacttcgtaattcacccgaatcattttgtatacactcggcataatcccgaatgttttcaaattcttttcaaatcactggtatggttttgcaagtaaggtttttgATCGGTCGAATGAAAGGTGAACTGGACAttagctccaacgggctgctttTAGATCCACAAGTAAtggtaattaaccagtggagctaattttaattagattgtgctTTGGATGGGTTCTTTTGGGGGTATATTCTGTCATCAAGTGCCTATGATTTTGTTCACTGCACACGAATCCAGTcgaccaggtcaggtcaggtcactgtcagagagtttaacgtgcacgttcagaacaagcagttgtagcgcacgcctgtcctgggcacagacgTCGGCCttagccggctcctccgtccaggacaatCCAGTCgatgtttttgtttactttttatattcggaactttaatttattcaaaatttcatttcatgtc includes the following:
- the LOC121367676 gene encoding uncharacterized protein LOC121367676 isoform X2; translation: MFTLKTTYGVVIVFTALVYSLGTSKKPKNEKLKRHYEDLEEKYNRLAQIQNEQAAQLFQVTDGLRALCQSTQASPWDLEVTDEPRITATFDDHTSSPSSTVHDLRPLAFRFERTKQHFVYELDYEADSQPYIFWRYESQLVIEDDARNKVINNFASHSGSSKLVSQNKVVRVTIILGPRQYIVDINARQSEASEFELDLKPIGVDLGKRRRREFVPGEILEFTAEIPKSYSRTQQFVTLGGSFTVMDKSYPPTAKEFRVWEPDFRGPFSVQRFDSSDSYKAIFRLNTGEHEMEGLFSVEATIRLTNDLEPSVVLTESQSVIFYKAHRDVPYPKDFIAFVEHNNYLQQPCEEGTPCFITCKALGHFLGDVHITREGKPPESIPVQSHQLKLWGGLYEAVFTIDNFRQKNAGNYTCRARSKYKAAVTQSVSVPFYKQAMILNGSGILMHNALKLVFKCVATGYPRINISLYKNRNVSDIFENSLSADLTWKLQHNVKTLTLVVDKTHLKQRLYNIGCVAEHAYHSTTREFDVSPTLK
- the LOC121367676 gene encoding uncharacterized protein LOC121367676 isoform X1, translating into MFTLKTTYGVVIVFTALVYSLGTSKKPKNEKLKRHYEDLEEKYNRLAQIQNEQAAQLFQVTDGLRALCQSTQASPWDLEVTDEPRITATFDDHTSSPSVSSKSKSTVHDLRPLAFRFERTKQHFVYELDYEADSQPYIFWRYESQLVIEDDARNKVINNFASHSGSSKLVSQNKVVRVTIILGPRQYIVDINARQSEASEFELDLKPIGVDLGKRRRREFVPGEILEFTAEIPKSYSRTQQFVTLGGSFTVMDKSYPPTAKEFRVWEPDFRGPFSVQRFDSSDSYKAIFRLNTGEHEMEGLFSVEATIRLTNDLEPSVVLTESQSVIFYKAHRDVPYPKDFIAFVEHNNYLQQPCEEGTPCFITCKALGHFLGDVHITREGKPPESIPVQSHQLKLWGGLYEAVFTIDNFRQKNAGNYTCRARSKYKAAVTQSVSVPFYKQAMILNGSGILMHNALKLVFKCVATGYPRINISLYKNRNVSDIFENSLSADLTWKLQHNVKTLTLVVDKTHLKQRLYNIGCVAEHAYHSTTREFDVSPTLK